The stretch of DNA CGACCCAAGGAGAACTGTTTGACACCGATCCGCCGCCTTGGGAACTCGAAACGCCCGAGGACACGGCGATCGCCAGTGTTGTTTTTCGCGACGCCCCCTTCGGCCCCTACGATTATCGGATCCCCGAACAATTCCGCGATGTCCTTCAACCCGGAATGCGTGTCCATGTTCCACTCGGGCGCCGGAAACAACCGACAACCGGCTGGTGCATCGAAACCAAGCTCGGCTCCAGTGGCGGGCGCAACCTAAGCGACGTCGCAGATGTCCTCGACGGTGAACCGCTTTGTGATCGGCCTTTGGTTCGGTTGGTGACGTGGATGAGCCACTATTACCAATCCCCGGCGGGCCAAGTCTTTGACGCCCTCATCCCCAGCAGCGTTCGATCGCAAGCAGGCACGCGTCAGCGCACCTACCTATCCCCTGCCCCGATCACCAAAGACAACGCCGCCGTCGAAGCGCTGCCGCCGAAACAGCAGCGTGCACTTCGCCTACTGATTGCCTCGGGACGCCCCATGACCGAGTCACAGTTGATGGTTCATGCCGATTGCACCGCCGCACCGATTCGAGCGTTGCGGAAGAAAGGCATGGTCACCGAAAACAAACAGCGTGAACTGTCGTCCGGTATGACCACGCGTTGGCAAGTCGGTGACGGCGAACAAGTCGAAAAGCACACGCTGACCGACGAACAAACCGCCGCCCTGAGGCAAATCACCGGTGCCGTCGATTCCGCCGAACCGCGCACCCTGCTTCTGCACGGGGTGACCGGTAGCGGTAAGACCGAGGTTTACATCCAAGCGATCGAGCATGTCGTTAAGTTTGGCCGCGCGGCGATCGTGCTCGTTCCCGAGATCAGCCTCACACCGCAGACGCGCGGCCGCTTTGAACGCCGTTTTCAGTCGGTGGCTGTTTTACACAGTCAAATGACTCCTGCCGAACGCCACTACCAATGGCAGCGGATTCGCCGCGGCGAAGTGCAGGTAGTCGTCGGCCCCCGAAGCGCAGTCTTTGCCCCCCTGCCCCGCCTCGGGTTAATCATTCTTGATGAAGAACACGATGGATCATTCAAACAAGACAGCCAACCACGCTACCATGCACGAAAAGTCGCCTACGCGCGCGCCCGGTCCCTGAAGATCCCATTGCTTCTTGGTAGTGCAACGCCGTCACTCGAATCTTGGTACGCAACCGAGACCGGACATGCGGAGTTGATTTCGATGCCCAATCGCGTCGGAAATCGCCCGATGCCGGATGTCCAACTCGTTGACCTTCGGCTCAAAGACGAACGATCCATGGGCGGATCGATCAGCCGCCGCTTGCACCAAGCAGTCAACGAAACACTTCACGAAAAAGGGCAGGTTATCCTGCTGCTCAATCGCCGCGGGTTTGCGACGACCATCCAGTGCCCCGCTTGCGGTCACGTCGTTGCCTGCCCCGAATGCGAGCTCCCGCTCACCCATCACCGCGACGGAAGCAAAGCGGTTTGCCACTACTGCGATTACACCATCGCGACGCCGCCCTGGTGCCCGGAGTGTCGCTTCGACGGGATTCGCTACAGCGGTCTCGGAACGCAAAAACTTGAAGTCGAAGTCAAAGCTCGATTCCCCAAAGCACGCGTCGCACGGATGGACAGCGATACGATGCGTCGCCCCGGTAGCCACCAAAAAGTCCTCGCCGCATTCCGTAGCGGCGAGATCGACCTGCTGCTTGGGACACAAATGATCGCCAAGGGACTGGACTTTCCGAACGTCCTTCTCGTCGGGGTGATCAATGCCGATGCCGCCCTACACTTCCCCGACTTTCGAGCCGGCGAGCGCACCTTTCAGCTCGTCACTCAAGTCGCCGGCCGGACCGGTCGAGGCTCACGCGGCGGTCGCGTCATCGTGCAAACCTTCTCCCCAGAACACATGGCAATCCAGGCCGCCTCTCGACACGATTACATTCAATTCGCCAAAGCCGAAATCGCGAACCGTCGCAAATTTAACTACCCACCGCTCGGTTCGATCGCTCGGATTATCATCCGCGGGAGCATCGAAGATGTCACCGAAGCGACGGCCTGCTTGTTATTGCAACGTCTCGAATCGGCACGCGAACGCCTCGGCGCGGAGGTACGCCTGCTCGGCCCCGCGCCACCCCCGATCGTCAAACTTCGTGGCAAATATCGATTTCACTTGCTGCTTCAATCGATCGACCCGCTTCAGCTTGGCGCGACAATCCGGATGGCGACAAAGTCATTTAAGATTCCCGAAAAAGATGACGTCCAATACGTCGTCGACATCGACCCTCTGGACATGCTTTAGCGGCGAAGGATTCGTGCTCGACAGAAAGCGATCGAACTATTTTGCTTTGCGTTTTTCGCGGCTCACCAAGCGTTTCATTTTCTTCACATCATCCTCGGCGACCACCCAGCCACGACAGTTTTTCGAACCACAACAGCACTTCGGAATCCACCACTGGGCTTCCCATTGATAATCGAACGTCAACTCGGTCCCCGGTTCGATGTTACAACGTGCGACCAAACCATTAGAGACTTCGGTGACCTGCACCATGTCGCAGTTGG from Roseiconus lacunae encodes:
- the priA gene encoding replication restart helicase PriA, which encodes MSPPFPSDRQPGDLPNPPSSQPANRPSASSPPTTPNRPDDPKSRTACVDGSLTAPGFDDLEKTPYADLQKIDSLDVDAKPDDGTTQGELFDTDPPPWELETPEDTAIASVVFRDAPFGPYDYRIPEQFRDVLQPGMRVHVPLGRRKQPTTGWCIETKLGSSGGRNLSDVADVLDGEPLCDRPLVRLVTWMSHYYQSPAGQVFDALIPSSVRSQAGTRQRTYLSPAPITKDNAAVEALPPKQQRALRLLIASGRPMTESQLMVHADCTAAPIRALRKKGMVTENKQRELSSGMTTRWQVGDGEQVEKHTLTDEQTAALRQITGAVDSAEPRTLLLHGVTGSGKTEVYIQAIEHVVKFGRAAIVLVPEISLTPQTRGRFERRFQSVAVLHSQMTPAERHYQWQRIRRGEVQVVVGPRSAVFAPLPRLGLIILDEEHDGSFKQDSQPRYHARKVAYARARSLKIPLLLGSATPSLESWYATETGHAELISMPNRVGNRPMPDVQLVDLRLKDERSMGGSISRRLHQAVNETLHEKGQVILLLNRRGFATTIQCPACGHVVACPECELPLTHHRDGSKAVCHYCDYTIATPPWCPECRFDGIRYSGLGTQKLEVEVKARFPKARVARMDSDTMRRPGSHQKVLAAFRSGEIDLLLGTQMIAKGLDFPNVLLVGVINADAALHFPDFRAGERTFQLVTQVAGRTGRGSRGGRVIVQTFSPEHMAIQAASRHDYIQFAKAEIANRRKFNYPPLGSIARIIIRGSIEDVTEATACLLLQRLESARERLGAEVRLLGPAPPPIVKLRGKYRFHLLLQSIDPLQLGATIRMATKSFKIPEKDDVQYVVDIDPLDML